A single Muntiacus reevesi chromosome 9, mMunRee1.1, whole genome shotgun sequence DNA region contains:
- the LOC136174572 gene encoding follitropin subunit beta-like translates to MKSVQFCFLFCCWRAICCRSCELTNITITVEKEEYSFCISINTTWCVCYCYTRDLVYKDPARPNIQKTCTFKELVYETVRVPGCAHRADALHTYPVATACHCGKCDSGSTDCTVRGLGPSYCSFGDVRE, encoded by the exons ATGAAGTCCGTCCAGTTCTGCTTCCTTTTCTGTTGCTGGAGAGCAATCTGCTGCAGAAGCTGCGAGCTGACCAACATCACCATCACGGTGGAGAAAGAGGAATATAGCTTCTGCATAAGCATCAACACCACGTGGTGTGTGTGCTACTGCTACACCCGG GACTTGGTGTACAAGGACCCAGCGAGGCCCAACATCCAGAAAACATGCACCTTCAAGGAGCTGGTCTACGAGACGGTGCGAGTGCCCGGCTGTGCTCACCGCGCAGACGCCCTGCACACGTACCCGGTGGCCACCGCGTGTCACTGCGGCAAGTGTGACAGCGGCAGCACCGACTGCACCGTGCGGGGCCTGGGGCCCAGCTACTGCTCCTTCGGCGACGTCAGAGAGTGA